A window of Tautonia plasticadhaerens contains these coding sequences:
- a CDS encoding MotA/TolQ/ExbB proton channel family protein: MDISLLLTIIGYAIYVAQALLAIWGIYNSVMVYRGLGKRSLDDARAGQLLDQVAALVGKAGQTREAIDLCNRPPYWHTTLAQLVTVGLQNLKRGLAKIKQLLVMEFHTRVISAMENRLASVVTAAKLAPLLGLLGTVIGMIGAFGNVGAGERTADPGSQLAASIALGLWTTAVGLIIASPLMLLANDLQGRLRLLRDNTERQLQGFLEFLEQEEARRAPEGRGAPSPRAGSGSVRAVLPR, from the coding sequence ATGGACATCTCGCTGCTGCTGACGATCATCGGCTACGCGATCTACGTGGCCCAGGCCCTGCTCGCCATCTGGGGCATCTACAACTCGGTGATGGTCTACCGGGGCCTGGGGAAGCGTTCCCTCGACGACGCGAGGGCCGGCCAGCTGCTGGACCAGGTGGCCGCCCTGGTCGGCAAGGCCGGGCAGACGAGGGAGGCGATCGACCTCTGCAACCGCCCCCCCTACTGGCACACCACGCTCGCCCAGCTGGTGACCGTGGGCTTGCAGAACCTGAAGCGGGGCCTGGCCAAGATCAAGCAATTGCTGGTGATGGAGTTCCACACCCGGGTGATCTCGGCGATGGAGAACCGGCTGGCCTCGGTGGTCACGGCGGCGAAGCTCGCGCCGCTGCTGGGGCTGCTGGGGACGGTCATCGGCATGATCGGCGCCTTCGGCAACGTCGGCGCCGGGGAGCGGACCGCGGATCCCGGCAGCCAGCTGGCCGCCTCGATCGCCCTGGGCCTGTGGACGACGGCCGTCGGCCTGATCATCGCCTCCCCCCTGATGCTGCTGGCCAACGACCTGCAGGGCCGCCTCCGGCTGCTCCGGGACAACACCGAGCGGCAGCTCCAGGGCTTCCTCGAATTCCTCGAGCAGGAGGAGGCCCGCCGCGCCCCCGAAGGGCGGGGCGCCCCCTCCCCGCGGGCCGGCTCCGGCTCCGTCCGGGCCGTCCTGCCCCGGTGA
- a CDS encoding ExbD/TolR family protein: MLLQRQVRSPLDSAIDLTPMVDVVFQLLIFLMLTYRASAEAEVELPPAAYGTGVEETRATTLTLAPRPGGPVAVFSGMSTDPVDRLDDPEDIREAVAAGVRNGRRRVILQADGAVPHGEVLRVGSIVAEVEGIVLHLGVEDAEQGD, translated from the coding sequence ATGCTGCTGCAACGCCAGGTCCGCTCGCCGCTGGACAGCGCCATCGACCTGACGCCGATGGTCGACGTGGTCTTCCAGCTGCTGATCTTCCTGATGCTGACCTACCGGGCCTCGGCCGAGGCCGAGGTCGAGCTGCCCCCGGCGGCCTACGGCACCGGGGTGGAGGAGACCCGGGCCACGACCCTGACGCTCGCCCCCCGGCCCGGCGGCCCGGTCGCCGTCTTCTCGGGCATGAGCACCGACCCCGTCGACCGGCTCGACGACCCGGAGGACATCCGGGAGGCCGTCGCCGCCGGGGTCCGCAACGGTCGACGGCGGGTGATCCTCCAGGCCGACGGTGCCGTCCCCCACGGAGAGGTCCTCCGGGTCGGCTCGATCGTCGCCGAGGTGGAGGGGATCGTCCTCCACCTCGGCGTCGAGGACGCCGAGCAGGGCGACTAG
- a CDS encoding ExbD/TolR family protein: MANWDIFHTDRLRLETGLGAEAVREGIASGAIRPDDLARPAGTDEPWARVDARGALLSPESTGQPGGGEGEGAGDRSGPVVEEAGILDDEPALEAQFAPEDEEDDEPIDLDDDLEPTGQVPDLDEERTVELRRAPADPRPDDPEPDDWDELVAAAGGSMPPPASSWADAPPVAVEDAHAFPPLDEPEAFDPLDEDEEAAAFTLAAEPPSEPDEIDLTAMVDVAFQLVLFFLVTATTIYFKTLEIPTPEPDEQEAVAQQMRTLDELLEEYILVEIDPQGRVQVDREPIAPDELTARLRQVRSDTLRTGMLLMADFATPHRNAVLAIDSANAIGLEIAIAKPSAPTD, encoded by the coding sequence ATGGCCAACTGGGACATCTTCCACACCGATCGCCTCCGGCTCGAAACCGGCCTCGGGGCCGAGGCCGTCCGGGAGGGGATCGCCTCGGGGGCGATCCGGCCGGATGACCTGGCCCGGCCGGCCGGGACGGACGAGCCCTGGGCCCGGGTCGACGCCCGGGGAGCACTGCTCTCCCCCGAGTCGACGGGCCAGCCGGGCGGGGGCGAGGGCGAGGGCGCGGGAGATCGGTCGGGGCCCGTCGTCGAGGAGGCGGGCATCCTCGACGACGAGCCCGCCCTCGAAGCCCAGTTCGCCCCCGAAGACGAGGAGGATGACGAGCCGATCGACCTCGACGACGACCTCGAGCCGACCGGCCAGGTCCCCGACCTTGACGAGGAGCGGACCGTCGAGCTGCGACGGGCCCCCGCCGATCCCCGCCCCGACGACCCCGAGCCGGACGACTGGGACGAGCTGGTCGCCGCCGCCGGGGGCTCGATGCCACCCCCCGCCTCGTCCTGGGCCGACGCCCCCCCCGTCGCCGTCGAGGACGCCCACGCCTTCCCCCCCCTCGACGAGCCCGAGGCCTTCGACCCCCTCGACGAGGACGAGGAGGCCGCCGCCTTCACCCTCGCCGCCGAGCCCCCCTCCGAGCCCGACGAGATCGACCTGACGGCCATGGTCGACGTCGCCTTCCAGCTCGTCCTCTTCTTCCTGGTGACCGCCACCACCATCTACTTCAAGACCCTGGAGATCCCCACCCCCGAGCCCGACGAGCAGGAGGCCGTCGCCCAGCAGATGCGCACGCTCGACGAGCTGCTGGAGGAATACATCCTCGTCGAGATCGACCCCCAGGGCCGGGTCCAGGTCGACCGCGAGCCCATCGCCCCCGACGAGCTGACCGCCCGGCTCCGCCAGGTCCGCTCCGACACCTTGCGCACCGGCATGCTCCTGATGGCCGACTTCGCCACCCCCCACCGCAACGCCGTGCTCGCCATCGACTCGGCCAACGCCATCGGCCTGGAGATCGCCATCGCCAAGCCGTCGGCACCGACCGATTAG
- a CDS encoding HPP family protein, giving the protein MVATIVLMIALDVVHPPAVSTSLAFAFRAGDAGNVTLFALAVGITALLVVLQRAALWQLVRLRRRRPR; this is encoded by the coding sequence ATGGTGGCGACGATCGTGCTGATGATCGCCCTCGACGTGGTCCACCCCCCGGCCGTCTCTACCTCGCTGGCCTTCGCCTTCCGGGCCGGGGACGCGGGCAACGTCACCCTGTTCGCCCTGGCGGTCGGGATCACGGCGCTGCTAGTCGTCCTCCAGCGGGCGGCCCTCTGGCAACTGGTCCGATTGCGGAGGAGACGGCCCCGGTGA
- a CDS encoding mechanosensitive ion channel family protein, translating into MTILPRSPLGLSLGLALLLLGPGPAAPGQEEVALPPIGGDAADPPSERAEAATPAPTEDNPEATIAEAAGPIAVEQLVPDDQIERKLRRLLPRYPGVRRIGVEVEEGVVTLTGHVEDAEVRDRLRDFVRRVEGVTLVLNQTRTDAQVLSAGALLAKRLGAFWDLVSRTWLAALAALGVLIGSILLARAFSRYSEALLSPLFESVLLRSVAASVIGLAIVLVGVYAALEVMGVARAVLSVVGLAGAVALALSFAFRDFAENFIASLLLGVRRPFRVGDYVEVAGQSGVVRALTTRATVLVTLEGHQVRVPNAAVFKNVVINRTASDAVRSCFDVVIGYDASAVEAQRAIASALLGHDGILDSPAPRTLVESLEAGGVRLRTYFWTPSRGVDAFKLQSDARLKAKVALQEAGITPPPTTIVLSMADRVDVSLVGDDGEPAGARTPHRAPERARSNLRIDAEVASSSGAAGDAQPDAIDQAMTVARDVVGDEGDNLLQPDGR; encoded by the coding sequence ATGACGATCCTCCCGAGATCGCCCCTCGGACTGTCCCTCGGTCTCGCCCTGCTCCTGCTCGGTCCCGGCCCGGCCGCCCCCGGCCAGGAGGAGGTCGCCTTGCCTCCGATCGGGGGAGACGCCGCCGACCCGCCCTCCGAACGAGCCGAGGCGGCCACTCCGGCCCCGACCGAGGACAACCCCGAGGCCACCATCGCCGAGGCCGCCGGGCCGATCGCCGTCGAGCAGCTCGTGCCGGACGACCAGATCGAGCGGAAGCTCCGGCGGCTGCTGCCGCGCTACCCGGGCGTCCGTCGGATCGGGGTGGAAGTCGAGGAGGGGGTGGTCACGCTCACCGGCCACGTCGAGGACGCCGAGGTCCGGGACCGCCTCCGGGACTTCGTCCGGCGCGTCGAGGGGGTGACCCTGGTCCTGAACCAGACCCGGACCGACGCCCAGGTGCTCTCGGCCGGGGCGCTGCTGGCCAAGCGGCTCGGCGCGTTCTGGGACCTCGTGTCGAGGACCTGGCTGGCGGCCCTGGCGGCGTTGGGCGTGCTGATCGGCTCGATCCTGCTGGCCCGGGCCTTCTCGAGATACTCCGAGGCGCTGCTGTCGCCGCTCTTCGAGAGCGTCCTGCTGAGGTCGGTGGCGGCGTCGGTGATCGGCCTGGCGATCGTGCTGGTCGGGGTCTACGCGGCGTTGGAGGTGATGGGGGTGGCCCGGGCGGTGCTCTCGGTGGTGGGCCTGGCGGGGGCGGTGGCCCTGGCGTTGAGCTTCGCCTTCCGGGACTTCGCCGAGAACTTCATCGCCTCGCTCCTGCTGGGCGTCCGCCGGCCGTTCCGGGTGGGGGACTACGTGGAGGTGGCCGGGCAGTCCGGCGTGGTCCGGGCCCTGACCACGAGGGCGACGGTGCTGGTGACGCTGGAGGGGCACCAGGTCCGCGTCCCCAACGCGGCGGTGTTCAAGAACGTGGTGATCAACCGGACGGCCTCGGACGCGGTCCGCTCCTGCTTCGACGTGGTGATCGGCTACGACGCCTCGGCCGTCGAGGCGCAGCGGGCGATCGCCTCGGCCCTGCTCGGGCACGACGGCATCCTCGACTCCCCCGCGCCCCGGACCCTGGTCGAGTCGCTGGAGGCCGGCGGCGTCCGCCTCCGGACCTACTTCTGGACCCCGAGCCGGGGCGTCGACGCCTTCAAGCTCCAGAGCGACGCCCGGCTCAAGGCCAAGGTCGCGTTGCAGGAAGCCGGCATCACCCCGCCGCCGACGACGATCGTCCTGAGCATGGCCGACCGGGTCGACGTCTCCCTCGTCGGCGACGACGGAGAGCCGGCCGGGGCCCGCACCCCCCACCGCGCCCCGGAGCGTGCCCGATCGAACCTCCGGATCGACGCCGAGGTCGCCTCCTCCTCCGGCGCCGCCGGCGACGCCCAGCCCGACGCGATCGACCAGGCGATGACGGTCGCCCGGGACGTGGTCGGCGACGAGGGGGACAACCTGCTGCAGCCGGATGGCCGGTGA
- a CDS encoding Uma2 family endonuclease: protein MATSSRSRPIDYPTSDGKPMAETDLHRRIMMDLLEILDDRHADDPNVYVSGDLLLFYEEGNRRRHVAPDVFVVLGVPKKPRDHYLMWLEGKGPDVVIEVTSKTTRREDQTTKRTLYQDVLRVPEYFQIDPTEDYLKPPFQGHRLVDGRYEPIPPVDGRLPSLVLGLLLERDGPRLDLIDPATGRRLLTRRERATESDRRRAEADRRRAEAERRRAEADRLRSEEERRRAEADARAAEAEAEADRLRRELEQLRRRLGGE, encoded by the coding sequence ATGGCCACCTCCTCCCGATCTCGGCCGATCGACTACCCCACCTCCGACGGCAAGCCGATGGCCGAGACCGACCTGCACCGCCGGATCATGATGGACCTCCTGGAGATCCTCGACGACCGCCATGCCGACGACCCCAACGTGTATGTCTCCGGCGACCTCCTCCTCTTCTACGAGGAAGGGAACCGGCGACGACACGTCGCGCCGGACGTCTTCGTCGTCCTCGGCGTGCCCAAGAAGCCCCGGGACCACTACCTGATGTGGCTCGAAGGCAAGGGGCCCGACGTGGTCATCGAGGTCACCTCCAAGACCACCCGGCGCGAGGACCAGACAACGAAGCGGACGCTCTACCAGGACGTGCTCCGCGTGCCCGAATACTTCCAGATCGACCCCACCGAGGACTACCTGAAGCCCCCCTTCCAGGGGCATCGGCTCGTCGACGGCCGCTACGAGCCGATCCCCCCGGTCGACGGCCGGCTCCCCAGCCTCGTGCTCGGCCTGCTCCTGGAACGCGACGGCCCTCGCCTGGACCTGATCGACCCGGCCACCGGCCGTCGCCTGCTGACCCGTCGCGAGCGGGCCACCGAGTCCGACCGCCGGCGGGCCGAGGCCGACCGCCGGCGGGCCGAGGCCGAGCGCCGGCGGGCCGAGGCCGACCGCCTGCGCTCCGAGGAGGAGCGCCGGAGGGCCGAGGCCGACGCCCGGGCCGCCGAGGCCGAGGCCGAGGCCGATCGGCTCCGTCGGGAGCTGGAGCAGTTGCGGAGACGGCTGGGGGGGGAGTGA
- a CDS encoding BatA domain-containing protein — MSFANAAMLLGLLGVAIPVLIHLLSRRRVPTIAWGAMQFLELGRKARARLRLDDWLLLACRMLLLALVALAASRPIWSSGVGPGLGGAGPRDLVLVVDASAGMARRGGGTSSMAEARRIAGEFLGRLARGDAVAVVRAGTRAKPISGPLSVDPAPARAALDDLAAPSGSADLPSALAEAFRILDEQGRNPAAEVVVLTDGSRAPWRPDDRGRWRLLRDLHGQLPSPPRIAAVSTPVEPDPGSADGSVVDLRASRRLVAPGGTIVVGATVRNRGPASLERSAQLRIDGEGVPGSTRAVGPVPPGGSAPVEFRATLDDLGAHAVTVRLAPDGGTPDPLPTDDEESLVVEVAEALPVLLVDGEPGLEPMTGEVDFLRAALAPRGEQAPQVQTSVIPPDALDGESLEQPRVLVLANVDRLTPAQQDAVLGLLDRGGGVLVLPGDRTDVDSWNRDAFRDARGWLPARIGPLRGRFLDREPVARPSPPSFEGPALGPLGSGESPPLGSASLFASFLLEPAGGDDPAGVSARLDSGEPWLVDRKAPGSPGSGRVALLAGPLDAEGGTLPANPDFVPFVRELVFLLADPGDGGPGSDASIARPGEPIAVPIDPAPEALGSAVPVRTPSGRVVSAAVEREGDAALARLAEADEPGLYRFDLPGGPRYRRVATPDGPPPDPSPLSPDEADALAEGWPLSFSTDVEADPLPSSAPPGRSRRPLWRGLLLAALAGLCLEVWLTRRLALRRGIPAAEARGGDE; from the coding sequence GTGAGCTTCGCCAACGCCGCGATGCTGCTGGGGCTGCTCGGGGTGGCGATCCCGGTGCTGATCCACCTGCTGAGCCGTCGACGGGTGCCGACGATCGCCTGGGGGGCGATGCAGTTCCTCGAACTCGGCCGGAAGGCCCGGGCCCGGCTGAGGCTGGACGACTGGCTGCTGCTGGCCTGCCGGATGCTGCTGCTGGCCCTCGTGGCCCTGGCGGCGAGCCGGCCGATCTGGTCGTCGGGCGTCGGGCCCGGGCTCGGGGGTGCAGGGCCGAGGGACCTGGTGCTCGTCGTCGACGCCTCGGCAGGCATGGCCCGGCGAGGGGGAGGGACCTCCTCGATGGCCGAGGCGAGGCGGATCGCCGGCGAGTTCCTCGGCCGCCTCGCCCGGGGAGACGCCGTGGCCGTCGTCCGGGCCGGGACAAGGGCGAAGCCGATTTCCGGCCCCCTGAGCGTCGACCCCGCCCCGGCCCGGGCCGCCCTGGACGACCTGGCGGCCCCCTCGGGCTCGGCCGACCTGCCGTCGGCCCTGGCGGAGGCGTTCCGGATCCTGGACGAGCAGGGCCGCAACCCGGCCGCCGAGGTCGTCGTGCTCACCGACGGCTCCCGGGCCCCCTGGAGGCCGGACGACCGGGGCCGCTGGCGGCTGCTCCGGGACCTGCACGGGCAACTCCCCTCGCCGCCGAGGATCGCCGCCGTCTCGACCCCCGTCGAGCCCGACCCCGGCTCGGCCGACGGCTCGGTGGTCGACCTCCGAGCGTCCCGGAGGCTGGTGGCGCCAGGGGGCACGATCGTCGTCGGGGCGACGGTCCGCAACCGGGGCCCGGCGAGCCTGGAGCGGTCGGCCCAGCTTCGGATCGACGGCGAGGGAGTCCCCGGCTCCACCCGGGCCGTCGGGCCGGTGCCGCCGGGGGGCTCGGCGCCGGTCGAGTTCCGGGCGACCCTGGACGACCTCGGCGCGCACGCCGTCACCGTCCGGCTCGCCCCCGACGGGGGGACGCCCGACCCGCTGCCGACGGACGACGAGGAGAGCCTGGTGGTCGAGGTAGCCGAGGCGCTCCCCGTGCTGCTGGTCGACGGCGAGCCGGGCCTGGAGCCGATGACCGGCGAGGTCGACTTCCTCCGGGCCGCCCTCGCCCCCCGGGGGGAGCAGGCCCCCCAGGTCCAGACCTCGGTCATCCCCCCCGACGCGCTGGACGGGGAGAGCCTGGAACAGCCTCGGGTGCTCGTCCTCGCCAACGTCGATCGCCTGACCCCGGCCCAGCAGGACGCCGTCCTCGGCCTCCTCGACCGGGGGGGCGGGGTGCTGGTGCTCCCCGGGGACCGGACCGACGTCGACTCCTGGAACCGGGACGCCTTCCGGGACGCCCGGGGCTGGCTGCCCGCCCGGATCGGGCCGCTCCGGGGCCGGTTCCTCGACCGGGAGCCGGTGGCCCGGCCGTCGCCGCCGAGCTTCGAGGGCCCGGCGCTGGGGCCGCTCGGTTCGGGCGAGTCGCCCCCCCTCGGCTCGGCCTCCCTGTTCGCCTCGTTCCTGCTGGAGCCGGCGGGCGGGGACGACCCGGCCGGGGTGTCGGCCCGGCTCGACTCGGGGGAGCCCTGGCTGGTCGACCGGAAGGCCCCCGGGTCGCCCGGGTCCGGCCGGGTCGCCCTGCTGGCCGGCCCACTCGACGCGGAAGGCGGCACCCTGCCGGCCAACCCGGACTTCGTCCCGTTCGTCCGGGAGCTGGTCTTCCTCCTGGCCGACCCCGGCGACGGCGGGCCGGGCTCCGACGCCTCGATCGCCCGCCCCGGGGAGCCGATCGCCGTGCCGATCGACCCGGCGCCCGAGGCTCTCGGCTCGGCCGTCCCCGTGCGGACCCCCTCGGGCCGGGTCGTCTCCGCGGCCGTCGAACGCGAGGGCGACGCCGCCCTCGCCCGGCTCGCCGAGGCGGACGAGCCGGGCCTGTATCGCTTCGACCTCCCCGGGGGGCCGCGATACCGGCGGGTCGCCACGCCCGACGGCCCGCCGCCGGATCCCTCCCCGCTCTCCCCGGACGAGGCCGACGCCCTCGCCGAGGGCTGGCCCCTCTCGTTCTCGACCGACGTCGAGGCCGATCCCCTCCCCTCCTCCGCCCCCCCCGGCCGGTCTCGCCGACCCCTCTGGCGGGGGCTCTTGCTGGCCGCCCTGGCCGGGCTCTGCCTGGAGGTCTGGCTCACCCGACGCCTCGCCCTCCGCCGGGGGATCCCGGCGGCGGAGGCCCGGGGCGGAGACGAATAA
- a CDS encoding ThuA domain-containing protein: MTRRTWLALAAGLALAASAPASAPAGAQDETTKILLIGKDRDHAPETHEYMAECALLETCLEQTPGVEAIVSDGWPTEPGAFDGVDAIVLYTANGGDVLLDPSHREQADRLIADGVGLVALHWGTGAGEELGPRFLEVMGGWFNTAFAEIPVVDSAIRPADPDHPIARGWQTTPMRDEYYIKLKHLDAARPVVLSEVQGTDYPVGWVYERPDGGRSFGYVCGHFHDCFEIPNYRRSVVNGILWSAGLDVPEGGAPVEASEQDLTLPPDPRVPGR; encoded by the coding sequence ATGACCCGACGCACCTGGCTCGCCCTGGCCGCGGGCCTTGCCCTCGCCGCCTCGGCCCCGGCTTCGGCGCCGGCCGGGGCCCAGGACGAGACGACGAAGATCCTGCTCATCGGCAAGGACCGCGACCACGCCCCCGAGACCCACGAGTACATGGCCGAGTGCGCCCTGCTGGAGACCTGCCTGGAGCAGACCCCGGGCGTCGAGGCGATCGTCTCCGACGGCTGGCCGACGGAGCCGGGGGCGTTCGACGGGGTGGATGCGATCGTCCTCTACACCGCCAACGGCGGAGACGTGCTGCTCGACCCCTCCCACCGGGAGCAGGCCGACCGGCTGATCGCCGACGGGGTCGGACTGGTGGCCCTGCACTGGGGCACCGGGGCCGGGGAGGAGCTCGGGCCGAGGTTCCTGGAGGTCATGGGGGGCTGGTTCAACACCGCCTTCGCCGAGATCCCGGTGGTCGACTCCGCCATCCGCCCCGCCGATCCCGACCACCCGATCGCCCGGGGCTGGCAAACCACCCCCATGAGGGACGAGTACTACATCAAGCTCAAGCACCTCGACGCGGCGAGGCCCGTGGTGCTCTCCGAGGTCCAGGGGACGGACTACCCCGTCGGCTGGGTGTATGAGCGGCCCGACGGCGGCCGGTCCTTCGGCTACGTCTGCGGGCACTTCCACGACTGCTTCGAGATCCCGAACTACCGCCGGTCGGTGGTCAACGGCATCCTCTGGTCCGCCGGCCTGGACGTGCCCGAGGGGGGCGCCCCGGTCGAGGCCAGCGAGCAGGACCTCACCCTGCCCCCCGACCCCCGAGTGCCGGGCCGCTGA
- the uvsE gene encoding UV DNA damage repair endonuclease UvsE, protein MAMSHGTRGTAAPAPSPPPRRLGFAVKVMGTPGLRSNDARRWQSGPHLRTSIAYLREIFAYLDRIDVRMYRMSSDLAPYLTHPDLPQFHRQLDECADELEDLGRLARSLDLRLSFHPSQYVVLNSPDEALNARGAADVDWQAELLDRMGLGPEAVVVVHVGGAYGDKLAGGDRWARTYRALPEHARRRLVLENDDVRYSALDVLRIHENCGVPLIFDHQHYWCNNPEGLGLREAVSRFLRTWPAGARPKLHFSSPRTELREVARKNRSTGKPETTLIPPIWTGHADFVHPFEFIQFLRLVADLEPPFDVMLEAKAKDLALVRLRRDLARYAPDLAPLFGLDADADAVADPDEETADSGPTKAE, encoded by the coding sequence ATGGCGATGAGCCACGGCACCCGAGGAACCGCGGCCCCGGCCCCATCCCCGCCCCCCCGCCGCCTCGGCTTCGCCGTGAAGGTGATGGGCACGCCGGGGCTCAGGAGCAACGACGCCCGGCGCTGGCAGAGCGGGCCGCACCTGCGGACCTCGATCGCCTACCTCCGGGAGATCTTCGCCTACCTCGACCGGATCGACGTCCGGATGTACCGGATGTCCTCCGACCTGGCCCCCTACCTCACCCATCCCGACCTCCCCCAGTTCCACCGCCAGCTCGACGAGTGCGCCGACGAGCTGGAGGACCTCGGCCGGCTCGCCCGGTCGCTGGACCTGAGGCTCTCGTTCCACCCCTCGCAGTACGTCGTCCTGAACAGCCCGGACGAGGCGCTCAACGCCAGGGGCGCCGCCGACGTCGACTGGCAGGCCGAGCTGCTCGACCGCATGGGCCTGGGGCCCGAGGCCGTGGTCGTCGTCCACGTCGGCGGCGCCTACGGGGACAAGCTCGCCGGGGGAGACCGCTGGGCCCGGACCTACCGGGCACTCCCCGAGCACGCCCGGCGCCGGCTGGTGCTGGAGAACGACGACGTCCGCTACTCGGCCCTCGACGTGCTCCGGATCCACGAGAATTGCGGCGTCCCGCTGATCTTCGACCACCAGCACTACTGGTGCAACAACCCCGAGGGGCTGGGCCTCCGGGAGGCCGTCTCCCGATTCCTCCGCACCTGGCCGGCCGGGGCCCGGCCGAAGCTGCACTTCTCCTCCCCCCGGACCGAGCTTCGCGAGGTGGCCCGGAAGAACCGGTCGACCGGCAAGCCCGAGACGACCCTGATCCCCCCCATCTGGACCGGGCACGCCGACTTCGTCCACCCGTTCGAGTTCATCCAGTTCCTCCGCCTGGTCGCCGACCTGGAGCCCCCCTTCGACGTGATGCTGGAGGCCAAGGCCAAGGACCTCGCCCTGGTCCGCCTCCGACGCGACCTGGCCCGCTACGCGCCGGATCTCGCGCCGCTGTTCGGCCTCGACGCCGACGCCGACGCCGTCGCCGATCCCGACGAGGAGACGGCCGACTCCGGGCCGACCAAGGCCGAGTGA
- a CDS encoding fasciclin domain-containing protein, giving the protein MAPAGEAAVEPAEPAPAEEAQDIVDIAASNPDFETLVAAVQAADLVETLKGEGPFTVFAPTDDAFEALPEGTLDDLLLPENKEKLASILTYHVVPGKVMAADVLGMGGQSATSVEGSDIPIEVDGETVTVAGATVTATDIEASNGVIHVIDAVIMPPAE; this is encoded by the coding sequence ATGGCCCCGGCCGGGGAGGCCGCCGTCGAGCCCGCCGAGCCCGCCCCCGCCGAGGAGGCGCAGGACATCGTCGACATCGCCGCGAGCAACCCGGACTTCGAGACCCTGGTCGCCGCCGTCCAGGCCGCCGACCTGGTCGAGACCCTCAAGGGCGAGGGCCCCTTCACCGTCTTCGCCCCCACCGACGACGCCTTCGAGGCCCTGCCCGAGGGGACGCTCGACGACCTGCTCCTGCCCGAGAACAAGGAGAAGCTCGCCTCGATCCTCACCTACCACGTCGTCCCCGGGAAGGTCATGGCCGCCGACGTCCTGGGCATGGGCGGCCAGTCGGCCACCTCGGTCGAGGGCTCGGACATCCCGATCGAGGTCGACGGCGAGACCGTCACGGTCGCCGGCGCCACCGTCACCGCCACCGACATCGAGGCCTCCAACGGCGTGATCCACGTCATCGACGCCGTGATCATGCCCCCGGCCGAGTGA